Proteins encoded together in one Manis pentadactyla isolate mManPen7 chromosome 6, mManPen7.hap1, whole genome shotgun sequence window:
- the LRRFIP1 gene encoding leucine-rich repeat flightless-interacting protein 1 isoform X39 yields MTNPAATQNKEIDCLSPEAQRLAEARLAAKRAARAEAREIRMKELERQQREASDEDERVSVGSRGSLRVEERPEKDFTEKGSRSLSGLSAATLASLGGTSSRRGSGDTSISIDTEASIREIKELNELKDQIQDVEGKYMRGLKELKDSLAEVEEKYKKAMVSNAQLDNEKTNFMYQVDTLKDTLLELEEQLAESRRQYEEKNKEFDREQHAHSVLRFQFAEVKEALKQREELLEEIRQLQQKQAGYIREISDLQETIEWKDKKIGALERQKEFFDSVRSERDDLREEVVTLKEELKKHGIILNSEIATNGETSDTLSSFGYQGPTKMEKEELNALQTPGDEMPGRANEVEVKNEIVENEGKREILQHTEQEQHKEDPVKDHMDTEVSHPGEDAEDQKTSEDSASSLGLLAGAAHKEQVQDQVLENTPFLEEAQQAQSHEGTNTPHDRIGAPLEVSKCLSELDGEIQGPVTGQESCNASDSKNRSEECAEKQEKDKDDFKTNLGEASTKPCQDPAPLQTAEAGSADTGGQSVSPMGGVGGAGLTGSGEQVGTVASSPPRYDDGTEGHDGTCAVGGPREWDPSTGHDLEKELAVQEVAEPKGVPSQSTEVGGENTEQEDKEREPRAEKLTQTEVPGMPCSAAALSSPQGTGPSTVDAGSEPADTREPDEEKSDQQADALDSSQKKTKNKKKKNKKKKIPAAAGTLNEVKKELTFQDPDLSEVKEEEQVGFTDRSPVVEAPSEVTEHPQQVVAGGGEDVDCPENPKIELDGKFNQDDDVNTQAGEVIAEGDTLHFEDAAVPSSGTLARDKELDEGVTEDNGEEDATAQSNPPGPENEEAPRRALLERPSGDVNDASQTEGTEGHEMSEYPTQVVRGAPDGTGPEGDNLAPAGESDSRGTQGRGEKGKSREECSLS; encoded by the exons GttgaagagagaccagaaaaagaTTTCACTGAGAAG GGGTCCCGGAGCCTGTCCGGCCTGtctgcagccacactggcctccctgGGTGGGACATCCTCTCGGAGGGGAAGTGGGGACACCTCCATCTCCATTGACACCGAGGCATCCATTAGGGAAATCAAG GAACTCAATGAGTTAAAGGACCAGATTCAGGATGTAGAAGGCAAATACATGCGGGGGTTGAAAGAGCTGAAG GACTCACTAGCAGAAGTTGAAGAGAAATATAAGAAGGCTATGGTTTCCAACGCTCAGCTAGACAACGAAAAGACAAATTTCATGTACCAGGTTGATACCCTGAAAGATACGCTGCTGGAGCTCGAAGAACAGCTGGCCGAATCCAGGCGACAgtatgaagagaaaaacaaa GAATTCGACAGGGAGCAGCACGCCCACAGTGTCCTGCGGTTCCAGTTTGCTGAGGTGAAAGAGGCCCTGAAGCAAAGGGAAGAGCTGCTCGAG GAAATCCGACAGCTACAGCAGAAACAGGCGGGTTATATCAGGGAGATTTCTGATCTTCAGGAAACAATAGAGTGGAAAGACAAAAAGATAGGG GCtttagagagacagaaagagttcTTTGATTCCGTAAGGAGTGAACGAGATGATCTCAGAGAAGAAGTAGTCACGCTGAAAGAGGAATTAAAG AAACACGGAATAATCCTAAATTCAGAAATAGCTACCAACGGAGAGACTTCAGATACTCTAAGTAGTTTCGGATACCAAGGTCCAACCAAGATGGAGAAAGAAGAGCTGAATGCCCTCCAGACACCAGGGGACGAGATGCCAG GAAGAGCCAATGAAGTGGAGGTGAAAAATGAAATTGTGGAGAATGAGGGGAAAAGAGAAATCTTGCAGCATACTGAGCAAGAACAGCACAAAGAGGACCCAGTAAAGGATCATATGGACACAGAGGTGTCCcatcctggtgaggatgccgaGGACCAGAAAACCTCCGAAGACAGTGCCTCCTCCCTAGGGCTGTTAGCAGGTGCCGCACACAAGGAGCAGGTTCAAGACCAAGTTCTAGAGAACACCCCCTTCCTGGAAGAAGCACAGCAGGCTCAGTCACACGAGGGCACAAACACGCCCCACGACAGGATAGGAGCTCCCCTTGAGGTGTCCAAATGTCTGAGTGAATTAGACGGTGAAATCCAGGGTCCTGTGACTGGGCAGGAGAGTTGTAATGCCTCGGATAGCAAAAACCGAAGTGAAGAATGtgcagaaaaacaggaaaaagacaAAGACGATTTTAAAACCAACTTGGGAGAGGCCAGCACAAAACCATGTCAGGACCCTGCTCCTTTACAAACAGCTGAAGCTGGCAGTGCAGACACTGGGGGGCAGAGTGTGAGCCCCATGGGAGGTGTGGGGGGGGCAGGGCTAACTGGATCTGGGGAGCAAGTGGGCACAGTAGCCTCAAGCCCTCCCAGGTATGACGATGGCACCGAAGGTCATGACGGAACATGTGCAGTCGGTGGCCCCCGAGAGTGGGACCCGAGCACGGGGCACGACCTAGAGAAAGAACTTGCCGTCCAGGAAGTGGCTGAGCCCAAGGGGGTCCCGAGTCAGAGCACAGAAGTGGGTGGGGAAAACACCGAACAAGAGGACAAAGAAAGGGAACCGAGGGCTGAGAAACTGACGCAGACCGAAGTCCCAGGCATGCCTTGTTCTGCAGCGGCCCTAAGCAGTCCTCAGGGGACAGGTCCCAGCACAGTGGATGCTGGAAGTGAACCCGCAGACACGAGAGAACCTGATGAAGAAAAGAGTGACCAGCAGGCAGACGCACTGGATTCGtcacaaaagaagacaaaaaacaagaaaaagaaaaacaagaagaaaaaaataccagcGGCGGCCGGAACCCTTAACGAGGTTAAGAAAGAGTTAACTTTTCAGGACCCAGATTTAAGTGAAGTTAAGGAGGAAGAGCAGGTAGGATTTACTGACAGAAGTCCAGTCGTAGAAGCACCAAGTGAGGTCACTGAACATCCCCAACAGGTTGTAGCAGGAGGCGGTGAAGATGTTGACTGTCCAGAAAATCCTAAAATTGAGTTGGATGGAAAATTTAACCAAGATGATGATGTAAACACTCAGGCAGGAGAAGTAATAGCTGAAGGAGACACGTTACATTTTGAAGATGCTGCAGTTCCGTCATCAGGCACTCTTGCCAGGGATAAAGAATTAGATGAAGGTGTGACAGAGGATAATGGCGAAGAAGACGCCACCGCTCAAAGCAATCCTCCGGGACCGGAGAATGAAGAGGCGCCTCGCAGGGCCCTGCTCGAACGTCCCTCAGGGGATGTGAATGATGCCTCCCAAACAGAAGGTACAGAAGGGCATGAGATGTCAGAATATCCAACTCAGGTAGTCAGGGGGGCTCCCGATGGCACCGGTCCAGAGGGTGACAACCTGGCACCAGCCGGGGAGTCGGACAGCAGAGGGACACAAGGCAGGGGCGAGAAGGGCAAAAGCAGGGAAGAGTGCTCCCTGTCCTAG
- the LRRFIP1 gene encoding leucine-rich repeat flightless-interacting protein 1 isoform X41: MTNPAATQNKEIDCLSPEAQRLAEARLAAKRAARAEAREIRMKELERQQREVEERPEKDFTEKGSRSLSGLSAATLASLGGTSSRRGSGDTSISIDTEASIREIKELNELKDQIQDVEGKYMRGLKELKDSLAEVEEKYKKAMVSNAQLDNEKTNFMYQVDTLKDTLLELEEQLAESRRQYEEKNKEFDREQHAHSVLRFQFAEVKEALKQREELLEEIRQLQQKQAGYIREISDLQETIEWKDKKIGALERQKEFFDSVRSERDDLREEVVTLKEELKKHGIILNSEIATNGETSDTLSSFGYQGPTKMEKEELNALQTPGDEMPGRANEVEVKNEIVENEGKREILQHTEQEQHKEDPVKDHMDTEVSHPGEDAEDQKTSEDSASSLGLLAGAAHKEQVQDQVLENTPFLEEAQQAQSHEGTNTPHDRIGAPLEVSKCLSELDGEIQGPVTGQESCNASDSKNRSEECAEKQEKDKDDFKTNLGEASTKPCQDPAPLQTAEAGSADTGGQSVSPMGGVGGAGLTGSGEQVGTVASSPPRYDDGTEGHDGTCAVGGPREWDPSTGHDLEKELAVQEVAEPKGVPSQSTEVGGENTEQEDKEREPRAEKLTQTEVPGMPCSAAALSSPQGTGPSTVDAGSEPADTREPDEEKSDQQADALDSSQKKTKNKKKKNKKKKIPAAAGTLNEVKKELTFQDPDLSEVKEEEQVGFTDRSPVVEAPSEVTEHPQQVVAGGGEDVDCPENPKIELDGKFNQDDDVNTQAGEVIAEGDTLHFEDAAVPSSGTLARDKELDEGVTEDNGEEDATAQSNPPGPENEEAPRRALLERPSGDVNDASQTEGTEGHEMSEYPTQVVRGAPDGTGPEGDNLAPAGESDSRGTQGRGEKGKSREECSLS, from the exons GttgaagagagaccagaaaaagaTTTCACTGAGAAG GGGTCCCGGAGCCTGTCCGGCCTGtctgcagccacactggcctccctgGGTGGGACATCCTCTCGGAGGGGAAGTGGGGACACCTCCATCTCCATTGACACCGAGGCATCCATTAGGGAAATCAAG GAACTCAATGAGTTAAAGGACCAGATTCAGGATGTAGAAGGCAAATACATGCGGGGGTTGAAAGAGCTGAAG GACTCACTAGCAGAAGTTGAAGAGAAATATAAGAAGGCTATGGTTTCCAACGCTCAGCTAGACAACGAAAAGACAAATTTCATGTACCAGGTTGATACCCTGAAAGATACGCTGCTGGAGCTCGAAGAACAGCTGGCCGAATCCAGGCGACAgtatgaagagaaaaacaaa GAATTCGACAGGGAGCAGCACGCCCACAGTGTCCTGCGGTTCCAGTTTGCTGAGGTGAAAGAGGCCCTGAAGCAAAGGGAAGAGCTGCTCGAG GAAATCCGACAGCTACAGCAGAAACAGGCGGGTTATATCAGGGAGATTTCTGATCTTCAGGAAACAATAGAGTGGAAAGACAAAAAGATAGGG GCtttagagagacagaaagagttcTTTGATTCCGTAAGGAGTGAACGAGATGATCTCAGAGAAGAAGTAGTCACGCTGAAAGAGGAATTAAAG AAACACGGAATAATCCTAAATTCAGAAATAGCTACCAACGGAGAGACTTCAGATACTCTAAGTAGTTTCGGATACCAAGGTCCAACCAAGATGGAGAAAGAAGAGCTGAATGCCCTCCAGACACCAGGGGACGAGATGCCAG GAAGAGCCAATGAAGTGGAGGTGAAAAATGAAATTGTGGAGAATGAGGGGAAAAGAGAAATCTTGCAGCATACTGAGCAAGAACAGCACAAAGAGGACCCAGTAAAGGATCATATGGACACAGAGGTGTCCcatcctggtgaggatgccgaGGACCAGAAAACCTCCGAAGACAGTGCCTCCTCCCTAGGGCTGTTAGCAGGTGCCGCACACAAGGAGCAGGTTCAAGACCAAGTTCTAGAGAACACCCCCTTCCTGGAAGAAGCACAGCAGGCTCAGTCACACGAGGGCACAAACACGCCCCACGACAGGATAGGAGCTCCCCTTGAGGTGTCCAAATGTCTGAGTGAATTAGACGGTGAAATCCAGGGTCCTGTGACTGGGCAGGAGAGTTGTAATGCCTCGGATAGCAAAAACCGAAGTGAAGAATGtgcagaaaaacaggaaaaagacaAAGACGATTTTAAAACCAACTTGGGAGAGGCCAGCACAAAACCATGTCAGGACCCTGCTCCTTTACAAACAGCTGAAGCTGGCAGTGCAGACACTGGGGGGCAGAGTGTGAGCCCCATGGGAGGTGTGGGGGGGGCAGGGCTAACTGGATCTGGGGAGCAAGTGGGCACAGTAGCCTCAAGCCCTCCCAGGTATGACGATGGCACCGAAGGTCATGACGGAACATGTGCAGTCGGTGGCCCCCGAGAGTGGGACCCGAGCACGGGGCACGACCTAGAGAAAGAACTTGCCGTCCAGGAAGTGGCTGAGCCCAAGGGGGTCCCGAGTCAGAGCACAGAAGTGGGTGGGGAAAACACCGAACAAGAGGACAAAGAAAGGGAACCGAGGGCTGAGAAACTGACGCAGACCGAAGTCCCAGGCATGCCTTGTTCTGCAGCGGCCCTAAGCAGTCCTCAGGGGACAGGTCCCAGCACAGTGGATGCTGGAAGTGAACCCGCAGACACGAGAGAACCTGATGAAGAAAAGAGTGACCAGCAGGCAGACGCACTGGATTCGtcacaaaagaagacaaaaaacaagaaaaagaaaaacaagaagaaaaaaataccagcGGCGGCCGGAACCCTTAACGAGGTTAAGAAAGAGTTAACTTTTCAGGACCCAGATTTAAGTGAAGTTAAGGAGGAAGAGCAGGTAGGATTTACTGACAGAAGTCCAGTCGTAGAAGCACCAAGTGAGGTCACTGAACATCCCCAACAGGTTGTAGCAGGAGGCGGTGAAGATGTTGACTGTCCAGAAAATCCTAAAATTGAGTTGGATGGAAAATTTAACCAAGATGATGATGTAAACACTCAGGCAGGAGAAGTAATAGCTGAAGGAGACACGTTACATTTTGAAGATGCTGCAGTTCCGTCATCAGGCACTCTTGCCAGGGATAAAGAATTAGATGAAGGTGTGACAGAGGATAATGGCGAAGAAGACGCCACCGCTCAAAGCAATCCTCCGGGACCGGAGAATGAAGAGGCGCCTCGCAGGGCCCTGCTCGAACGTCCCTCAGGGGATGTGAATGATGCCTCCCAAACAGAAGGTACAGAAGGGCATGAGATGTCAGAATATCCAACTCAGGTAGTCAGGGGGGCTCCCGATGGCACCGGTCCAGAGGGTGACAACCTGGCACCAGCCGGGGAGTCGGACAGCAGAGGGACACAAGGCAGGGGCGAGAAGGGCAAAAGCAGGGAAGAGTGCTCCCTGTCCTAG
- the LRRFIP1 gene encoding leucine-rich repeat flightless-interacting protein 1 isoform X38, translated as MGTQGSGRKRLPNRERLNAEDDALNQIAREAEARLAAKRAARAEAREIRMKELERQQREASDEDERVSVGSRGSLRVEERPEKDFTEKGSRSLSGLSAATLASLGGTSSRRGSGDTSISIDTEASIREIKELNELKDQIQDVEGKYMRGLKELKDSLAEVEEKYKKAMVSNAQLDNEKTNFMYQVDTLKDTLLELEEQLAESRRQYEEKNKEFDREQHAHSVLRFQFAEVKEALKQREELLEEIRQLQQKQAGYIREISDLQETIEWKDKKIGALERQKEFFDSVRSERDDLREEVVTLKEELKKHGIILNSEIATNGETSDTLSSFGYQGPTKMEKEELNALQTPGDEMPGRANEVEVKNEIVENEGKREILQHTEQEQHKEDPVKDHMDTEVSHPGEDAEDQKTSEDSASSLGLLAGAAHKEQVQDQVLENTPFLEEAQQAQSHEGTNTPHDRIGAPLEVSKCLSELDGEIQGPVTGQESCNASDSKNRSEECAEKQEKDKDDFKTNLGEASTKPCQDPAPLQTAEAGSADTGGQSVSPMGGVGGAGLTGSGEQVGTVASSPPRYDDGTEGHDGTCAVGGPREWDPSTGHDLEKELAVQEVAEPKGVPSQSTEVGGENTEQEDKEREPRAEKLTQTEVPGMPCSAAALSSPQGTGPSTVDAGSEPADTREPDEEKSDQQADALDSSQKKTKNKKKKNKKKKIPAAAGTLNEVKKELTFQDPDLSEVKEEEQVGFTDRSPVVEAPSEVTEHPQQVVAGGGEDVDCPENPKIELDGKFNQDDDVNTQAGEVIAEGDTLHFEDAAVPSSGTLARDKELDEGVTEDNGEEDATAQSNPPGPENEEAPRRALLERPSGDVNDASQTEGTEGHEMSEYPTQVVRGAPDGTGPEGDNLAPAGESDSRGTQGRGEKGKSREECSLS; from the exons GttgaagagagaccagaaaaagaTTTCACTGAGAAG GGGTCCCGGAGCCTGTCCGGCCTGtctgcagccacactggcctccctgGGTGGGACATCCTCTCGGAGGGGAAGTGGGGACACCTCCATCTCCATTGACACCGAGGCATCCATTAGGGAAATCAAG GAACTCAATGAGTTAAAGGACCAGATTCAGGATGTAGAAGGCAAATACATGCGGGGGTTGAAAGAGCTGAAG GACTCACTAGCAGAAGTTGAAGAGAAATATAAGAAGGCTATGGTTTCCAACGCTCAGCTAGACAACGAAAAGACAAATTTCATGTACCAGGTTGATACCCTGAAAGATACGCTGCTGGAGCTCGAAGAACAGCTGGCCGAATCCAGGCGACAgtatgaagagaaaaacaaa GAATTCGACAGGGAGCAGCACGCCCACAGTGTCCTGCGGTTCCAGTTTGCTGAGGTGAAAGAGGCCCTGAAGCAAAGGGAAGAGCTGCTCGAG GAAATCCGACAGCTACAGCAGAAACAGGCGGGTTATATCAGGGAGATTTCTGATCTTCAGGAAACAATAGAGTGGAAAGACAAAAAGATAGGG GCtttagagagacagaaagagttcTTTGATTCCGTAAGGAGTGAACGAGATGATCTCAGAGAAGAAGTAGTCACGCTGAAAGAGGAATTAAAG AAACACGGAATAATCCTAAATTCAGAAATAGCTACCAACGGAGAGACTTCAGATACTCTAAGTAGTTTCGGATACCAAGGTCCAACCAAGATGGAGAAAGAAGAGCTGAATGCCCTCCAGACACCAGGGGACGAGATGCCAG GAAGAGCCAATGAAGTGGAGGTGAAAAATGAAATTGTGGAGAATGAGGGGAAAAGAGAAATCTTGCAGCATACTGAGCAAGAACAGCACAAAGAGGACCCAGTAAAGGATCATATGGACACAGAGGTGTCCcatcctggtgaggatgccgaGGACCAGAAAACCTCCGAAGACAGTGCCTCCTCCCTAGGGCTGTTAGCAGGTGCCGCACACAAGGAGCAGGTTCAAGACCAAGTTCTAGAGAACACCCCCTTCCTGGAAGAAGCACAGCAGGCTCAGTCACACGAGGGCACAAACACGCCCCACGACAGGATAGGAGCTCCCCTTGAGGTGTCCAAATGTCTGAGTGAATTAGACGGTGAAATCCAGGGTCCTGTGACTGGGCAGGAGAGTTGTAATGCCTCGGATAGCAAAAACCGAAGTGAAGAATGtgcagaaaaacaggaaaaagacaAAGACGATTTTAAAACCAACTTGGGAGAGGCCAGCACAAAACCATGTCAGGACCCTGCTCCTTTACAAACAGCTGAAGCTGGCAGTGCAGACACTGGGGGGCAGAGTGTGAGCCCCATGGGAGGTGTGGGGGGGGCAGGGCTAACTGGATCTGGGGAGCAAGTGGGCACAGTAGCCTCAAGCCCTCCCAGGTATGACGATGGCACCGAAGGTCATGACGGAACATGTGCAGTCGGTGGCCCCCGAGAGTGGGACCCGAGCACGGGGCACGACCTAGAGAAAGAACTTGCCGTCCAGGAAGTGGCTGAGCCCAAGGGGGTCCCGAGTCAGAGCACAGAAGTGGGTGGGGAAAACACCGAACAAGAGGACAAAGAAAGGGAACCGAGGGCTGAGAAACTGACGCAGACCGAAGTCCCAGGCATGCCTTGTTCTGCAGCGGCCCTAAGCAGTCCTCAGGGGACAGGTCCCAGCACAGTGGATGCTGGAAGTGAACCCGCAGACACGAGAGAACCTGATGAAGAAAAGAGTGACCAGCAGGCAGACGCACTGGATTCGtcacaaaagaagacaaaaaacaagaaaaagaaaaacaagaagaaaaaaataccagcGGCGGCCGGAACCCTTAACGAGGTTAAGAAAGAGTTAACTTTTCAGGACCCAGATTTAAGTGAAGTTAAGGAGGAAGAGCAGGTAGGATTTACTGACAGAAGTCCAGTCGTAGAAGCACCAAGTGAGGTCACTGAACATCCCCAACAGGTTGTAGCAGGAGGCGGTGAAGATGTTGACTGTCCAGAAAATCCTAAAATTGAGTTGGATGGAAAATTTAACCAAGATGATGATGTAAACACTCAGGCAGGAGAAGTAATAGCTGAAGGAGACACGTTACATTTTGAAGATGCTGCAGTTCCGTCATCAGGCACTCTTGCCAGGGATAAAGAATTAGATGAAGGTGTGACAGAGGATAATGGCGAAGAAGACGCCACCGCTCAAAGCAATCCTCCGGGACCGGAGAATGAAGAGGCGCCTCGCAGGGCCCTGCTCGAACGTCCCTCAGGGGATGTGAATGATGCCTCCCAAACAGAAGGTACAGAAGGGCATGAGATGTCAGAATATCCAACTCAGGTAGTCAGGGGGGCTCCCGATGGCACCGGTCCAGAGGGTGACAACCTGGCACCAGCCGGGGAGTCGGACAGCAGAGGGACACAAGGCAGGGGCGAGAAGGGCAAAAGCAGGGAAGAGTGCTCCCTGTCCTAG
- the LRRFIP1 gene encoding leucine-rich repeat flightless-interacting protein 1 isoform X44 — MTNPAATQNKEIDCLSPEAQRLAEARLAAKRAARAEAREIRMKELERQQREVEERPEKDFTEKGSRSLSGLSAATLASLGGTSSRRGSGDTSISIDTEASIREIKDSLAEVEEKYKKAMVSNAQLDNEKTNFMYQVDTLKDTLLELEEQLAESRRQYEEKNKEFDREQHAHSVLRFQFAEVKEALKQREELLEKHGIILNSEIATNGETSDTLSSFGYQGPTKMEKEELNALQTPGDEMPGRANEVEVKNEIVENEGKREILQHTEQEQHKEDPVKDHMDTEVSHPGEDAEDQKTSEDSASSLGLLAGAAHKEQVQDQVLENTPFLEEAQQAQSHEGTNTPHDRIGAPLEVSKCLSELDGEIQGPVTGQESCNASDSKNRSEECAEKQEKDKDDFKTNLGEASTKPCQDPAPLQTAEAGSADTGGQSVSPMGGVGGAGLTGSGEQVGTVASSPPRYDDGTEGHDGTCAVGGPREWDPSTGHDLEKELAVQEVAEPKGVPSQSTEVGGENTEQEDKEREPRAEKLTQTEVPGMPCSAAALSSPQGTGPSTVDAGSEPADTREPDEEKSDQQADALDSSQKKTKNKKKKNKKKKIPAAAGTLNEVKKELTFQDPDLSEVKEEEQVGFTDRSPVVEAPSEVTEHPQQVVAGGGEDVDCPENPKIELDGKFNQDDDVNTQAGEVIAEGDTLHFEDAAVPSSGTLARDKELDEGVTEDNGEEDATAQSNPPGPENEEAPRRALLERPSGDVNDASQTEGTEGHEMSEYPTQVVRGAPDGTGPEGDNLAPAGESDSRGTQGRGEKGKSREECSLS; from the exons GttgaagagagaccagaaaaagaTTTCACTGAGAAG GGGTCCCGGAGCCTGTCCGGCCTGtctgcagccacactggcctccctgGGTGGGACATCCTCTCGGAGGGGAAGTGGGGACACCTCCATCTCCATTGACACCGAGGCATCCATTAGGGAAATCAAG GACTCACTAGCAGAAGTTGAAGAGAAATATAAGAAGGCTATGGTTTCCAACGCTCAGCTAGACAACGAAAAGACAAATTTCATGTACCAGGTTGATACCCTGAAAGATACGCTGCTGGAGCTCGAAGAACAGCTGGCCGAATCCAGGCGACAgtatgaagagaaaaacaaa GAATTCGACAGGGAGCAGCACGCCCACAGTGTCCTGCGGTTCCAGTTTGCTGAGGTGAAAGAGGCCCTGAAGCAAAGGGAAGAGCTGCTCGAG AAACACGGAATAATCCTAAATTCAGAAATAGCTACCAACGGAGAGACTTCAGATACTCTAAGTAGTTTCGGATACCAAGGTCCAACCAAGATGGAGAAAGAAGAGCTGAATGCCCTCCAGACACCAGGGGACGAGATGCCAG GAAGAGCCAATGAAGTGGAGGTGAAAAATGAAATTGTGGAGAATGAGGGGAAAAGAGAAATCTTGCAGCATACTGAGCAAGAACAGCACAAAGAGGACCCAGTAAAGGATCATATGGACACAGAGGTGTCCcatcctggtgaggatgccgaGGACCAGAAAACCTCCGAAGACAGTGCCTCCTCCCTAGGGCTGTTAGCAGGTGCCGCACACAAGGAGCAGGTTCAAGACCAAGTTCTAGAGAACACCCCCTTCCTGGAAGAAGCACAGCAGGCTCAGTCACACGAGGGCACAAACACGCCCCACGACAGGATAGGAGCTCCCCTTGAGGTGTCCAAATGTCTGAGTGAATTAGACGGTGAAATCCAGGGTCCTGTGACTGGGCAGGAGAGTTGTAATGCCTCGGATAGCAAAAACCGAAGTGAAGAATGtgcagaaaaacaggaaaaagacaAAGACGATTTTAAAACCAACTTGGGAGAGGCCAGCACAAAACCATGTCAGGACCCTGCTCCTTTACAAACAGCTGAAGCTGGCAGTGCAGACACTGGGGGGCAGAGTGTGAGCCCCATGGGAGGTGTGGGGGGGGCAGGGCTAACTGGATCTGGGGAGCAAGTGGGCACAGTAGCCTCAAGCCCTCCCAGGTATGACGATGGCACCGAAGGTCATGACGGAACATGTGCAGTCGGTGGCCCCCGAGAGTGGGACCCGAGCACGGGGCACGACCTAGAGAAAGAACTTGCCGTCCAGGAAGTGGCTGAGCCCAAGGGGGTCCCGAGTCAGAGCACAGAAGTGGGTGGGGAAAACACCGAACAAGAGGACAAAGAAAGGGAACCGAGGGCTGAGAAACTGACGCAGACCGAAGTCCCAGGCATGCCTTGTTCTGCAGCGGCCCTAAGCAGTCCTCAGGGGACAGGTCCCAGCACAGTGGATGCTGGAAGTGAACCCGCAGACACGAGAGAACCTGATGAAGAAAAGAGTGACCAGCAGGCAGACGCACTGGATTCGtcacaaaagaagacaaaaaacaagaaaaagaaaaacaagaagaaaaaaataccagcGGCGGCCGGAACCCTTAACGAGGTTAAGAAAGAGTTAACTTTTCAGGACCCAGATTTAAGTGAAGTTAAGGAGGAAGAGCAGGTAGGATTTACTGACAGAAGTCCAGTCGTAGAAGCACCAAGTGAGGTCACTGAACATCCCCAACAGGTTGTAGCAGGAGGCGGTGAAGATGTTGACTGTCCAGAAAATCCTAAAATTGAGTTGGATGGAAAATTTAACCAAGATGATGATGTAAACACTCAGGCAGGAGAAGTAATAGCTGAAGGAGACACGTTACATTTTGAAGATGCTGCAGTTCCGTCATCAGGCACTCTTGCCAGGGATAAAGAATTAGATGAAGGTGTGACAGAGGATAATGGCGAAGAAGACGCCACCGCTCAAAGCAATCCTCCGGGACCGGAGAATGAAGAGGCGCCTCGCAGGGCCCTGCTCGAACGTCCCTCAGGGGATGTGAATGATGCCTCCCAAACAGAAGGTACAGAAGGGCATGAGATGTCAGAATATCCAACTCAGGTAGTCAGGGGGGCTCCCGATGGCACCGGTCCAGAGGGTGACAACCTGGCACCAGCCGGGGAGTCGGACAGCAGAGGGACACAAGGCAGGGGCGAGAAGGGCAAAAGCAGGGAAGAGTGCTCCCTGTCCTAG